Proteins from one Dromiciops gliroides isolate mDroGli1 chromosome 6, mDroGli1.pri, whole genome shotgun sequence genomic window:
- the LOC122732192 gene encoding SUN domain-containing protein 2-like: MPRRSPRLRHYYEGDDTGSSSSAGGSSLMAHQRTVYTDSPPLRDPGSKPRSLSPDPELCSAANLHTTSKTQSVFRESYFGGWATLVAKNAILNDQLEGDSYGSGDYLGRKTPDTDCSESSSKGKVKCDTRDSMSGYFSEDDCAGRSVTEQPGFASIFRNFASQVIAFLQIKMTSLAWMSDLFSFCLCTIRSCLSPAAAFLYRFVLKRRFSTQKNLLLILLLLLLLLLLLVVVVVVLASLVSGACWYFCPYALKEAFSRDHIRKELTTIRAQHLDNLQKEMDSWALQCKSEQQRLAQDAVPENMLKKQSLLEAQLTGLRQELASLSQKQAADKQQILLLQQNMEALQSQFRDWTTEFLLRDKEALNELPQNLEHRIFMPVAGELGKSPKEDAAILGLTVNRGVTKEEVHQIIKQALKVYSEDRIGLVDYALESSGGRIITSHCSNSYNTRKAYISVFGIPVWYFYQPPRVILQPQVQPGNCWAFRGPQGFVRVHLSACIHITAVTLEHVPKAMSPTNNIPSAPKDFVIFGLKEDLQAEGVTLGQFTYDRDGEPIQTFYFRDNITATYQVVELRILGNWGHPEYTCIYRFRVHGEPAQ; this comes from the coding sequence ATGCCTCGACGCAGTCCTCGCCTGAGACACTATTATGAGGGCGATGACACAGGGAGCAGTAGCAGCGCTGGTGGGAGTTCCCTGATGGCTCACCAGAGAACGGTCTATACGGACAGTCCCCCCCTCAGAGATCCGGGGAGCAAACCCCGCAGCCTCTCACCAGACCCCGAGCTGTGCTCTGCAGCCAATCTCCACACCACCAGCAAGACCCAATCAGTTTTCAGGGAGTCCTATTTTGGGGGATGGGCCACCTTGGTGGCCAAAAACGCCATCCTGAATGATCAGCTCGAAGGCGATTCCTATGGCAGTGGGGACTACCTGGGGAGGAAAACTCCAGACACGGACTGCAGCGAGAGCAGCAGCAAGGGCAAAGTCAAATGTGACACCCGTGACTCCATGTCAGGATACTTCTCGGAAGATGACTGTGCGGGGCGCTCTGTCACGGAACAGCCTGGCTTTGCTTCCATATTCAGGAATTTTGCCTCCCAAGTCATAGCTTTCCTGCAGATTAAGATGACTTCCCTAGCTTGGATGTCTGACCTATTCTCCTTCTGCCTCTGCACCATCAGGTCGTGCCTGAGCCCAGCTGCCGCCTTCTTGTACCGGTTTGTCTTAAAAAGGCGCTTTTCGACTCAGAAGAACTTGCTCCTGattctcctgctgctgctgctgctgctgctgctgctggtagtGGTGGTTGTGGTGCTGGCTTCACTGGTCTCTGGTGCTTGTTGGTATTTCTGCCCATATGCTCTGAAGGAGGCCTTCAGCAGGGACCACATCCGGAAAGAGCTCACCACCATCAGAGCCCAACATCTGGATAACCTTCAAAAGGAGATGGACAGCTGGGCCCTCCAGTGCAAGTCTGAGCAGCAGAGGTTGGCCCAAGATGCTGTCCCAGAAAACATGCTAAAGAAGCAGAGCCTGCTGGAGGCCCAGCTGACTGGCCTGAGGCAGGAACTAGCCAGCTTGAGCCAGAAGCAGGCTGCAGACAAACAGCAAATACTGCTTTTGCAGCAGAACATGGAAGCCCTACAGTCTCAGTTCCGGGACTGGACCACTGAGTTCCTTCTTCGAGACAAGGAAGCTCTGAACGAGCTCCCGCAGAACCTGGAACACAGAATCTTCATGCCTGTGGCTGGGGAGCTGGGCAAGTCTCCCAAGGAAGATGCAGCCATCCTGGGGCTGACTGTTAACAGAGGAGTGACCAAGGAGGAAGTACACCAGATCATAAAGCAGGCTCTGAAGGTGTACAGTGAAGACCGCATTGGGCTGGTGGACTATGCTCTTGAGTCATCAGGGGGCAGAATCATCACCTCCCACTGCTCAAACTCCTACAACACGAGGAAGGCCTATATCAGTGTGTTTGGTATCCCCGTGTGGTACTTCTACCAGCCCCCAAGAGTCATCCTCCAGCCTCAAGTCCAGCCTGGCAACTGCTGGGCGTTCCGTGGGCCCCAGGGCTTTGTCAGGGTTCACTTGTCTGCCTGCATCCATATCACAGCTGTCACCCTGGAGCACGTGCCCAAAGCCATGTCCCCCACGAACAACATCCCCAGTGCCCCTAAGGACTTTGTCATCTTTGGGCTAAAGGAAGACTTACAGGCAGAGGGAGTGACCCTTGGACAGTTCACCTATGATCGGGATGGGGAGCCCATTCAGACCTTCTATTTTCGGGACAACATCACAGCCACATACCAGGTGGTAGAGCTTCGGATCTTGGGTAACTGGGGTCACCCCGAATATACCTGCATCTACCGCTTCCGTGTCCATGGGGAGCCTGCCCAGTAG